In Candidatus Eisenbacteria bacterium, a single genomic region encodes these proteins:
- a CDS encoding sigma-70 family RNA polymerase sigma factor, which translates to MWDGTDPDGVSDEALIHAFQSHSVENLKRQAVSLLIGRWQGRVYQWVRRFVREHEQALDLAQDCLIQMYEALPCYESRGKFSAWLFTIVHNKCMSQLRRRPLMRDPEVEPDDLVGGGRSPEDGYESAEQQARVLNAVRDALEPHEQAALWLRAWEGMSVEDITSLMGFEGATGARGVLQTARRKLRIALAEPRGEGGLHS; encoded by the coding sequence ATGTGGGACGGCACAGATCCGGACGGGGTTTCCGACGAAGCGCTCATTCATGCTTTTCAGAGCCACTCGGTCGAAAACCTCAAGCGACAGGCGGTTTCGCTGCTGATCGGTCGCTGGCAGGGGCGCGTCTACCAGTGGGTGCGACGCTTCGTTCGCGAGCACGAGCAGGCGCTGGATCTGGCTCAGGACTGCCTCATTCAGATGTACGAAGCACTGCCGTGCTACGAGTCGCGCGGAAAGTTTTCGGCCTGGTTGTTCACCATCGTCCACAACAAATGTATGAGCCAGCTCAGACGGCGCCCGCTGATGCGCGATCCAGAGGTCGAGCCGGACGACCTCGTCGGAGGCGGACGCTCGCCGGAGGATGGCTACGAGTCGGCGGAGCAACAGGCGCGAGTGCTGAACGCCGTGCGTGATGCGCTCGAGCCGCATGAGCAGGCTGCGCTGTGGTTGCGTGCCTGGGAAGGAATGAGCGTCGAGGACATCACGAGCCTGATGGGGTTCGAAGGGGCGACCGGTGCGCGGGGAGTGCTCCAGACCGCACGCCGCAAGCTCCGCATTGCGCTCGCGGAACCGCGCGGCGAGGGGGGGCTGCACTCATGA